The following are encoded in a window of Acipenser ruthenus chromosome 26, fAciRut3.2 maternal haplotype, whole genome shotgun sequence genomic DNA:
- the LOC131701715 gene encoding claudin-14-like — MASIELELSGFALGILGLLGTLLATVLPHWRTTAFIGSNIITAVGYLKGLWMECAYFSTGTFQCEIYRSLLALPPDLQAARAMMVISVVLSTLGCVISSVGMKCTVFMLRTTTKSQVAGAGGCCFLAAGFMCIIPVSWTTNEVIRMFYNPMLPNSYRYEMGAALYLGMVSAVLSFLAGGILCASCCGQEGGSRRPGLRLNPYPNRNPQRSQPMTFRNPAVQNGNAIGSTNYKISHNGYNLDGYV, encoded by the coding sequence ATGGCTTCCATTGAGCTGGAACTGAGCGGCTTTGCTCTTGGAATTCTGGGTTTGTTAGGGACACTGTTGGCCACCGTTTTACCGCACTGGAGGACGACAGCGTTCATCGGCTCCAACATTATCACAGCCGTGGGCTACCTGAAGGGCTTGTGGATGGAGTGCGCCTACTTTAGCACGGGCACCTTCCAGTGCGAAATATACCGCTCTCTACTGGCTTTGCCCCCGGATCTCCAGGCCGCACGAGCCATGATGGTCATCTCAGTGGTTCTGTCCACTCTAGGCTGTGTCATCTCTTCCGTTGGAATGAAGTGCACCGTCTTCATGCTGAGAACCACGACCAAATCCCAAGTAGCAGGCGCCGGGGGCTGCTGTTTCCTAGCTGCGGGCTTCATGTGCATAATCCCAGTGTCATGGACCACTAATGAGGTGATCCGTATGTTTTACAACCCTATGCTACCCAACAGCTACAGGTATGAGATGGGTGCGGCACTCTACCTGGGTATGGTGTCTGCCGTGCTCTCCTTCCTTGCTGGGGGTATCCTCTGTGCCTCCTGCTGTGGGCAGGAAGGGGGCTCAAGACGCCCGGGCCTCAGGCTCAACCCTTACCCAAACCGCAACCCGCAACGCTCGCAGCCAATGACTTTCCGGAACCCAGCGGTGCAAAACGGCAATGCCATTGGCAGCACAAACTACAAAATCAGCCACAATGGATACAACCTCGATGGGTATGTGTGA